Proteins from a genomic interval of Benincasa hispida cultivar B227 chromosome 7, ASM972705v1, whole genome shotgun sequence:
- the LOC120080946 gene encoding uncharacterized protein LOC120080946, which translates to MLIPHSLYQIHIDPTTPGFSRREYHGSLLVLSVYYSRFMGDLFFFEEIMRHNVRVGERSCCKIEGTRRKVLQGVVEFVFKVFESVRVVREEALAYNDVFLIEEDDQSEIPRQSGRQSKQTGGRNTDPTNRGLEVKKIPPGGKRKVNDPVGQETTSEGKSSSPQARANSKLEDVVFDMIVQRLAASVGSDRKVGLATFLLQKGAKKWWKVISVRRAITDAMLWPEFRKAFEDKYYPSSFQDAKRDEFLKLTQGMVSVADYEQKFTELSQYALPIIAKERDRCRKFEQGLRKEIRTPVTSTANWLHFNQLVETATSAERSLADDEQLPRGSEAVVGPRERGSRPPVGSQTSGSQFRGTSWQESNKRKSRPSANAVSRPEMPRAGEXNKRKSRPSANAVSRPEMPRAGELITSTDRKLMCPNCAKRHPGICYNNRGVCFQCGQSAYVLFDLGAIHSFISSMFASSMDRLDFYVDLLPLELLEFDAILGIDFLSKYHTSMDCYEKKVVLRKSNGEDAVLAGIKRLTAGNLISAVKARKLLSKGCKAYLAHRGGVTIDLIPETTPISQAPYRIVPTELKELKARLQELIDKGYIRPSVSPWGAPVLFVRKKDGTLRLCIDYRQLNKVTIKNKYPLPRIEDLFDQLRGATVFLKIDLRSSYHQLKVKEADIPKTVFRTRYGHYEFLVMSFGLTNAPVVFMDLMNRIFHPYLDQFVIVFIDDILVYSGSREDHTTHLRIVLKTLRNRQLYAKFSKCDFWLDRVVFIGHVVSVDGISVDAQKTEAIVNWERPMTILEIRSFLGLAGYY; encoded by the exons atgTTAATTCCTCATagcctctaccaaatccatatagatcccacaactcctggattctctcGCCGAGAATACCATGGTAGCCTACTGGTGTTGTCTGTATACTACTCGAGGTTCATGGGGGATTTGTTCTTCTTCGAGGAGATTATGAGGCATAACGTTCGTGTTGGTGAACGATCGTGCTGTAAGATCGAGGGaacgagaagaaaagttcttcaagg TGTTGTtgagtttgtattcaaagtgtttgagtctgtaAGAGTCGTTCGAGAAGAAGCTTTAGCATATAATGATGTCTTTTTAATCGAGGAAGATGACCAAAG TGAAATTCCGAGGCAAAGTGGCAGACAGAGTAAGCAGACAGGTGGCAGGAATACTGACCCTACCAATAGAGGCCTGGAGGTTAAAAAGATCCCACCGGGTGGGAAAAGGAAGGTGAATGATCCAGTGGGTCAGGAAACGACGTCTGAGGGAAAGTCTAGTTCTCCACAGGCAAGGGCAAATTCTAAGCTAGAAGATGTAGTTTTTGACATGATAGTGCAGAGGTTAGCAGCCAGTGTGGGCTCA GACAGGAAAGTAGGGCTAGCCACCTTCCTATTACAGAAAGGAGCaaagaaatggtggaaagtgatatctGTCAGACGAGCCATTACAGATGCGATGTTATGGCCTGAGTTCAGAAAGGCCTTTGAAGACAAGTACTACCCTAGCTCGTTTCAAGATGCGAAAAGGGATGAGTTTCTCAAACTAACACAGGGAATGGTGTCAGTGGCAGATTATGAGCAGAAATTTACAGAGTTATCGCAATATGCCCTACCGATTATTGCTAAGGAAAGAGATAGATGCAGGAAGTTTGAACAAGGTTTAaggaaagaaattagaactcCGGTGACGTCTACGGCTAATTGGCTACACTTTAACCAGTTAGTAGAAACAGCAACATCAGCCGAGCGGAGTTTGGCAGATGATGAGCAGTTGCCAAGGGGCAGTGAGGCAGTAGTAGGGCCTAGAGAAAGGGGATCCCGACCTCCAGTTGGAAGTCAGACTAGTGGAAGTCAATTTAGGGGAACAAGTTGGCAGGAATCCAATAAAAGGAAATCGAGACCCTCGGCCAATGCAGTTAGCCGACCAGAGATGCCACGAGCTGGTGAGNCCAATAAAAGGAAATCGAGACCCTCGGCCAATGCAGTTAGCCGACCAGAGATGCCACGAGCTGGTGAGTTGATAACCAGCACAGACAGGAAACTGATGTGCCCTAATTGTGCCAAGAGGCATCCTGGAATATGCTATAATAACAGAGGTGTATGTTTTCAATGTGGACAG TctgcttatgttttatttgaccttGGTGCCAtacattcatttatatctagCATGTTTGCATCTAGTATGGATAGGTTG GACTTTTATGTTGATTTACTTCCCTTGGAGCTGTTAGAGTTTGATGCTATTCTTGGGATTGATTTTCTAAGCAAGTATCATACTTCAATGGATTGTTACGAGAAGAAGGTAGTGCTCAGAAAATCAAATGGCGAGGATGCAGTACTAGCAGGAATCAAAAGATTAACTGCGGGGAATCTGATATCAGCAGTGAAAGCTAGGAAGCTGCTGAGCAAGGGATGTAAAGCCTATTTGGCTCAC AGAGGTGGAGTCACTATTGACTTAATTCCAGAAACAACTCCTATATCGCAGGCACCGTATAGAATAGTGCCAACtgagttaaaagaattaaaggctCGGCTACAAGAGTTAATTGACAAGGGATACATTCGACCTAGTGTATCGCCTTGGGGAGCTCCGGTGTTATTTGTAAGGAAGAAGGATGGGACACTTAGATTATGTATCGACTATAGGCAGCTGAATAAGGTAAcaattaagaataaatatccATTACCGCGTATTGAAGATTTGTTTGATCAGCTAAGAGGAGCCACGGTGTTTTTGAAGATAGATCTGAGATCGAGTTATCATCAACTGAAGGTGAAGGAAGCTGACATTCCTAAAACCGTATttagaacaagatatggacattatgaatttCTAGTAATGTCATTCGGACTGACAAATGCCCCTGTGGTATTCATGGATCTTATGAACAGGATATTCCATCCCTACTTGGACCAGTtcgtgatagtattcattgatgatatattAGTATATTCTGGCAGTAGAGAGGATCATACAACCCATCTAAGGATAGTATTGAAAACGTTGCGAAATAGACAGTTGTATGCTAAgttcagtaaatgtgatttttggttagacCGAGTTGTATTTATCGGGCATGTTGTTTCAGTAGATGGTATCAGTGTAGATGCCCAAAAGAcagaagcaatagttaattgggaacgacccaTGACTATTTTAGAGATACGCAGTTTCCTAGGTTTGGCAGGTTATTACTAG
- the LOC120080947 gene encoding uncharacterized protein LOC120080947: MKLIRDNHKAARDRQKIYADKRRIELEFEVRDWVFLRLSPWKGILWFGRKGKLSPQYIRPYEIVKRVGPAAYRLQLPMELARIHNVFHVSMLRRHVPDPMHIQTTQLVHLKEDLSYEEEAIEILDIKDQVLRNKTISLVKVAVRFLRVDPAAACH, encoded by the exons ATGAAGCTTATTAGGGATAATCATAAGGCAGCTCGCGATAGACAGAAGATCTACGCTGATAAGCGAAGAATagaactagaatttgaagtcAGAGATTGGGTATTTCTTCGGCTGtccccatggaaaggaattctctggtttgggagaaaagggaagttaagtccACAATACATCAGACCATATGAAATTGTGAAACGAGTTGGTCCAGCAGCTTATAGGTTGCAGTTGCCGATGGAGCTAGCTCGTATTCACAACGTATTTCATGTGTCAATGTTAAGAAGACACGTGCCTGATCCTATGCACATACAAACAACACAACTAGTACACctcaaagaagatttatcttacGAGGAAGAGGCCATCGAGATTTTAGACATAAAAGACCAAGTACTCAGAAATAAGACGATTTCTTTGGTGAAG GTAGCTGTCAGATTCCTCAGagttgatcctgctgctgcttgccattGA